The Rhizobium favelukesii genomic sequence CCGGTATGGTTGGCCTGACGAAATGCGGTCCTGTGTAACTGTCAATGACTTCCGGTTCGCTGACATCGTCGCGGCCATTCCAGCCGCCTCCAAGCGCTTTGTGCAAGGCGACGTAATTGGTCACAAGATCCGTTCTGGCCTCAGCAAGGCTGGTCTCCGCGTCAAAGAGGTCACGCTGCGCGGTCAGCACGTCGATAAAGCTCTTCTTGCCAGCTTTGTATTGACTCAGCGTTAGTTCGTTGATTTTCCAGCTGTTGCTCATGATCTTCCGCAGCTGCGCCACACGCAGACGGTTCTGGTTGAGCGATACGCTTGTGTCTTCAACTTCGCTCAGCGCCGTCAATACTGCCTTGCGATAGGCGATGAATGACTGGTCGCGTGTGGCCCTGGCCACATCGACAGCGGCATTCAGCTTGCCGCCTTGAAAAATCGGTACGCTGAGACTTGGACCGAAACTCCACCCGATCGTTGATCGCAGAGCCAGATCGCCGAAGTCTGTGCCGTCCGCATTGATATTACCACTCAACGAAATGCTGGGATAAAGAGCGGCTTGCTTCTGTCCGACGCCTGCTGTCGAACTCGCGTATTCACGTTCGGCCGCACGAATATCTGGCCTATTCGCTAGTACGCCGGCGGGCAATCCGACGGAGATCCTGCGCGGCACGGAAGGAATGGGGCGGGTTTTGTCGAGCATGGCCGAAAGAGCGGACGAGGAACGGCCAGTCAAAACAGAAAGGGTGTTGAGATATTTCGCATAGGTGATGCGCTGGCTGGGTATCCGAGCTTCCGTGGATGCGGCTTGCGTTTCTGCCCTGAGCAGATCGACCTGCGATACGTGACCAGCTTCCAGTTGAGCGCGTGTTAGCTCGACGGTCTGGCGTTGCGATGCCGCGCTGCGCTTCGCTATTGCGATGTTCGCCTGCACACCACGCACTTGCGCATAATTCGTCGCAATATCGCCTATAAATGTGACGAGTGCCCCGCGAAGCTGCTCACTGGCCGCTTCCATACTGTAGTAAGCGGCCTCCGCGCCTCGACGATTGGCGCCGAACAGATCGAGTTCCCACTGAGCCTTGAAGACGAGGTTCGACCCGCTCGACGCACCGGAGCGCGTATAGCTCCCACTACCGTCGAGCGATGGATAAAAGATGCCGCCTGCGGACGCATAATTGGCCCTGGCTTTCCGCACC encodes the following:
- a CDS encoding efflux transporter outer membrane subunit; protein product: MTTPLVRLAVLTAILPLMPACVAVGPDYQMPVVLTPSKWNSKVSAATPRLGDWWKNLDDPVLNQLIADGIAISPNVATAKARVRKARANYASAGGIFYPSLDGSGSYTRSGASSGSNLVFKAQWELDLFGANRRGAEAAYYSMEAASEQLRGALVTFIGDIATNYAQVRGVQANIAIAKRSAASQRQTVELTRAQLEAGHVSQVDLLRAETQAASTEARIPSQRITYAKYLNTLSVLTGRSSSALSAMLDKTRPIPSVPRRISVGLPAGVLANRPDIRAAEREYASSTAGVGQKQAALYPSISLSGNINADGTDFGDLALRSTIGWSFGPSLSVPIFQGGKLNAAVDVARATRDQSFIAYRKAVLTALSEVEDTSVSLNQNRLRVAQLRKIMSNSWKINELTLSQYKAGKKSFIDVLTAQRDLFDAETSLAEARTDLVTNYVALHKALGGGWNGRDDVSEPEVIDSYTGPHFVRPTIPASPASEQRPL